One window from the genome of Oceanispirochaeta sp. encodes:
- a CDS encoding HAMP domain-containing protein → MKITFKIIIPVAIMLVLAVSVISFIGYTNISREIKSVMQVTAQSTVEDLLQQIDTVEEDTEKLKNALNNNFLRIARSIAYAVDKNPDLLSTKTMQEMAASIGIDEIHVVDSRGILFAGSVPDFFGFDFSTNEQTKPFLRMLTNPKAKLAQNPQIRAVDGVLFQYIGVPLPSGTGLVQIGVTPKELQNLLESSSNQNIMEQYPYEEGGFAYILSLETKAIINHSIPDRIGVDMSEFDFVQRIIAEKNGQFTYKYEGEEVFTCFAAAGETIVVTAIPTGIYTGRLRPILFSLIFSSFLALLILSGTMFVIVSRIFAPLRKVSHSLREISSGDADLTRRLEITSRDEVGDVAQNFNAFIENLQSLIMGIQVAVSQTQNININLGSSTKTTASSTEEINKNIDSVRNQLQQMDENISESATAMEEITSNTSSFDNMISSQASMVEE, encoded by the coding sequence ATGAAAATTACTTTTAAAATAATAATTCCCGTTGCCATTATGCTTGTGTTGGCTGTCAGTGTCATTTCTTTTATAGGTTATACGAATATCTCCCGTGAAATTAAGAGTGTGATGCAGGTTACGGCTCAATCAACTGTGGAAGATCTTCTCCAACAGATAGATACGGTGGAAGAGGATACTGAAAAACTTAAAAATGCTTTGAATAATAATTTTCTGAGAATCGCTCGGAGTATTGCCTATGCCGTAGATAAAAATCCTGATCTGCTGTCAACGAAAACAATGCAGGAGATGGCTGCTTCAATCGGTATTGATGAAATCCATGTCGTAGACAGTCGGGGTATCCTTTTTGCCGGATCAGTCCCGGACTTTTTCGGTTTTGATTTCAGTACCAATGAGCAGACCAAACCATTTTTAAGGATGCTGACCAATCCTAAGGCTAAACTAGCACAGAATCCTCAGATAAGAGCTGTTGACGGAGTTCTGTTTCAATATATCGGAGTGCCTCTGCCCAGCGGTACAGGGCTGGTTCAGATTGGAGTGACACCGAAAGAACTTCAAAATTTGCTGGAGTCTTCCAGTAATCAAAATATTATGGAGCAATACCCCTATGAAGAGGGGGGATTCGCTTATATTCTCTCCCTTGAAACCAAGGCTATTATCAATCATTCCATACCTGATAGAATTGGAGTGGATATGTCTGAATTTGACTTCGTTCAAAGGATTATTGCCGAGAAAAACGGGCAATTTACTTATAAATATGAAGGCGAAGAAGTGTTTACGTGTTTTGCAGCAGCTGGTGAAACAATTGTAGTCACGGCCATTCCAACTGGAATCTACACCGGGAGGTTGAGGCCTATTCTATTTTCACTCATTTTCAGTTCATTTCTTGCCCTGTTGATTCTTTCCGGGACCATGTTTGTCATTGTCAGCCGTATCTTTGCTCCTTTGCGCAAAGTCAGCCATTCCCTCCGGGAAATTTCCAGCGGGGATGCGGATCTCACCCGGCGTCTTGAAATTACCAGCCGGGATGAAGTCGGAGACGTGGCTCAGAATTTCAATGCATTTATTGAAAACCTGCAGTCTCTTATCATGGGGATTCAAGTGGCTGTCAGCCAGACACAGAATATTAATATCAACTTAGGTTCCAGTACGAAAACGACCGCATCCTCAACAGAAGAGATCAATAAAAATATTGATTCTGTCAGAAATCAGCTGCAGCAGATGGATGAAAATATCAGTGAAAGTGCGACTGCCATGGAAGAAATTACATCCAATACAAGCTCCTTTGATAATATGATCTCTTCTCAGGCTTCCATGGTGGAAGAGTAG
- a CDS encoding methyl-accepting chemotaxis protein — protein MKRIAEEGKKQIDLTSREFAVVAEKISQIQEMAATIKNIAAQTNLLSMNAAIEAAHAGDSGKGFAVVADEIRKLAETSGKSSGNITTLIKEITTGVNNTSVSVGSTLRIFDSISEEVESTVNAFHEIEDSVSELTIGGRQIMESTEEINNVTNEVRYGSSEIHKGIESTNSSLLSIKAKSGAVDTAILEIYSKASEVVDAMKKLQDIGDSLDEITKDLSKKFSQFITS, from the coding sequence TTGAAAAGAATTGCGGAAGAAGGAAAAAAGCAGATCGATTTGACATCCAGAGAATTTGCTGTTGTCGCGGAGAAAATTTCACAAATTCAGGAAATGGCAGCGACCATCAAAAACATTGCAGCTCAGACAAACCTTCTATCCATGAATGCCGCCATCGAAGCGGCTCATGCGGGAGATTCGGGAAAAGGTTTTGCTGTTGTAGCCGATGAAATTAGAAAGCTGGCCGAAACTTCCGGAAAATCCTCAGGGAATATCACCACTCTTATCAAGGAGATTACAACAGGAGTAAACAATACATCGGTGAGTGTCGGCAGTACACTGAGAATCTTTGATTCCATCTCTGAGGAGGTTGAATCTACGGTGAATGCTTTTCATGAAATAGAGGACTCTGTCTCGGAACTCACCATAGGGGGAAGACAGATCATGGAATCTACAGAAGAGATCAACAACGTGACGAATGAAGTCCGTTACGGCTCTTCAGAGATCCATAAAGGCATTGAATCTACCAATTCATCCCTGCTGAGCATCAAGGCAAAATCCGGGGCCGTGGATACGGCTATCCTGGAAATCTATAGCAAAGCTTCCGAGGTGGTTGATGCCATGAAGAAGTTGCAGGACATTGGTGATAGTCTGGATGAAATTACAAAGGATCTCTCAAAGAAGTTCAGTCAGTTTATTACCAGTTGA
- a CDS encoding ribose-phosphate pyrophosphokinase yields MKEELKIFCAGSNPDLTTSIAEVLGLELNSLKIARFSNDNITVQIQENVRERDVFVVQSLTTPVSEQIMKMLITLDALRSASAKRITAVIPYYSYARSDKKDAPRISITARLIADLLKTAGADRVLTMDLHSPQVHGFFSMPVDHLTATALIADYFKNKPGREKMIVVATDAGGAKRAGRLAEHLDVPIAIVDKRRISDTEVAQGEMVGNVRGKVCIIFDDEIATGSTILETMKTLKEAGAGKIYVSAVHGVLCGDAVPRLQESGMEELVVTNTVHIAEEKKMNNMTVLSVAPLLAEAIRRIHTGESIGEMFPQELGMKPQS; encoded by the coding sequence ATGAAAGAAGAACTAAAAATTTTCTGTGCCGGATCAAATCCGGATCTAACAACTTCTATAGCGGAAGTTCTGGGCCTGGAGCTCAATTCCCTGAAGATTGCCCGCTTTTCAAATGATAACATCACCGTACAGATTCAGGAGAATGTACGGGAGAGGGATGTTTTTGTAGTTCAGTCACTCACAACTCCTGTGAGCGAACAGATCATGAAAATGCTCATTACTCTGGATGCTCTGCGCAGTGCTTCGGCAAAAAGAATTACAGCGGTGATTCCATACTACTCCTATGCCCGTTCTGATAAAAAGGACGCTCCCCGGATATCCATTACAGCCCGGCTGATTGCCGACCTTCTTAAAACTGCCGGGGCCGACAGAGTTCTAACCATGGATCTTCACTCGCCCCAGGTCCACGGATTTTTCAGTATGCCCGTTGACCATCTGACAGCCACGGCACTTATAGCAGACTACTTTAAAAACAAGCCAGGCAGAGAAAAAATGATTGTCGTTGCGACCGATGCCGGCGGGGCTAAAAGGGCGGGTCGATTGGCAGAACACCTGGACGTACCCATAGCTATTGTGGACAAGAGACGAATCAGTGATACAGAAGTAGCCCAGGGTGAAATGGTCGGAAATGTGCGGGGAAAAGTCTGCATTATATTTGATGATGAAATAGCTACGGGTTCCACCATCCTGGAAACCATGAAAACCTTAAAAGAAGCCGGAGCAGGAAAAATTTATGTCAGCGCTGTTCATGGTGTGCTCTGCGGTGATGCGGTTCCACGGCTTCAAGAATCAGGGATGGAAGAGCTTGTTGTGACCAATACGGTTCACATTGCCGAAGAAAAGAAAATGAACAACATGACGGTGCTCTCGGTGGCACCCCTTCTGGCAGAGGCCATCAGAAGGATTCATACCGGAGAGAGCATCGGAGAAATGTTTCCGCAAGAATTGGGAATGAAACCTCAATCATGA